In Vogesella indigofera, a single window of DNA contains:
- the rsmA gene encoding 16S rRNA (adenine(1518)-N(6)/adenine(1519)-N(6))-dimethyltransferase RsmA, giving the protein MSKHIPRKRFGQNFLQDSKVIEDIVSAVGAQPGDVVIEIGPGLGALTKPLLQRLDHLHVVEIDRDIISRLRGEISPKRLTIHEGDALAFDFGSVCDGPFKLVGNLPYNISTPLLFHLACYGNRVTDMHFMLQKEVVDRMVAAPSTPDYGRLTVMLQYRFDMEQILLVPPGAFYPPPKVDSAVVRMIPDAGRCGVATDEALLEEIVAQAFGQRRKTLRNNLKGVISDEALQSLGIDPAARAETLSVQQYVALANHLAAARG; this is encoded by the coding sequence ATGAGCAAACACATTCCGCGCAAGCGCTTCGGCCAGAACTTCCTGCAGGACAGCAAGGTGATCGAGGACATCGTCAGCGCCGTCGGTGCCCAGCCGGGCGATGTGGTGATCGAGATCGGCCCCGGCCTCGGTGCGTTGACCAAGCCGCTGCTGCAGCGTCTAGACCATCTGCATGTGGTGGAGATCGACCGCGACATCATCAGCCGCCTGCGCGGCGAGATCTCGCCCAAGCGGCTGACCATCCACGAGGGCGACGCGCTGGCCTTCGATTTCGGCAGCGTCTGCGACGGTCCGTTCAAGCTGGTCGGCAACCTGCCGTACAACATTTCCACCCCGCTGCTGTTCCACCTCGCCTGCTACGGCAACCGGGTCACCGACATGCATTTCATGCTGCAAAAAGAGGTGGTCGACCGCATGGTGGCGGCGCCGTCGACGCCGGATTACGGTCGTCTGACAGTGATGTTGCAGTACCGTTTCGACATGGAACAGATCTTGCTGGTACCGCCGGGTGCATTCTACCCGCCACCGAAAGTGGATTCCGCGGTGGTAAGGATGATTCCTGATGCCGGTCGCTGCGGCGTGGCAACCGACGAGGCGCTGCTGGAAGAGATCGTGGCGCAGGCCTTTGGCCAGCGGCGCAAGACCTTGCGCAACAACCTCAAGGGCGTGATCAGCGACGAGGCCTTGCAGTCGCTGGGTATCGACCCGGCCGCCCGTGCCGAGACGCTGAGCGTGCAGCAGTATGTGGCGCTGGCCAACCATCTGGCCGCCGCGCGCGGCTGA
- a CDS encoding YqaA family protein: MSSWLLLGGLAASAFLSATVLPGNSELALGALLLQRPELLWPALLVATAANALGSVSSLWLGRCAPPRPLPPRAAAWFARFGPAALWLSWVPLAGDALPLAAGWLRLAFWPCVLWITLGKASRYALLAWGMLGVIR, from the coding sequence GTGAGTAGCTGGCTGCTGCTGGGCGGCCTGGCGGCGTCGGCATTCCTGTCCGCCACCGTGCTGCCGGGCAATTCCGAGCTGGCGCTGGGCGCCTTGCTGCTGCAGCGGCCGGAGCTGTTGTGGCCGGCGCTGCTGGTCGCCACCGCCGCCAATGCGCTGGGCAGCGTCAGCAGCCTGTGGTTGGGGCGCTGCGCGCCGCCCAGGCCGCTGCCGCCGCGAGCGGCGGCGTGGTTCGCCCGTTTCGGCCCGGCGGCGCTGTGGCTGAGCTGGGTGCCGCTGGCCGGCGATGCGCTGCCGCTGGCCGCCGGCTGGTTGCGGCTGGCGTTCTGGCCCTGCGTGCTGTGGATTACGCTGGGCAAGGCCAGTCGTTACGCCTTGCTGGCGTGGGGAATGCTGGGCGTTATCCGGTGA